The DNA window TTTCCCGAATCCGGGAGAATAATACCTGAATGTACAGAACTCCCCTACCGAGAAGTGATCATATCGCCGTCTCGATTTTTTTATAAAATCAAAGACGATACCGTTTGGATTGTTGCGGTGTGGCATGGCGCACAGCTTCCAAAAGGACCATCATCTTAACGCCAACCATCTCTTTCAGCGGACGGAAAAAAGCATCGGCCGGCTGTGCAAGTACCTGCTGGGGGCCCCGACCGAGACAGCCCGAAACATCCTCAAGGATAAAACCGAACCAGTCCGGAAAAAAGGCGACAAACCAAACCCCCGGGGGCACGGGAAAAACGGCGCAGGCCAGTACACCGGCGCTGCCAGGGTGCGCATCGAACACCCCGCTCTGAACTCGGGGGACCCCTGCCCAAGCTGTGAGAAGGGTAAACTATACGAGCTGGCCATGCCGTCGGTCTTTGTTCATATCGTTGGAACAGCCCCTCTCAAAGCCACCGTTTATGAACGAATCCGCTTACGCTGCAATCT is part of the Desulfatiglans anilini DSM 4660 genome and encodes:
- a CDS encoding type II toxin-antitoxin system RelE/ParE family toxin, which translates into the protein MKVKFTPSAKTQFLSALSYIRKDKPSAAIDFRNWAEKILRRLEDFPESGRIIPECTELPYREVIISPSRFFYKIKDDTVWIVAVWHGAQLPKGPSS